One Montipora foliosa isolate CH-2021 unplaced genomic scaffold, ASM3666993v2 scaffold_442, whole genome shotgun sequence DNA window includes the following coding sequences:
- the LOC137989145 gene encoding G2/M phase-specific E3 ubiquitin-protein ligase-like yields MFVLAGKMVSYLISHYDVGIPCLTQAAYMYICTSDIEVASQKCTAEDIPDPDLQDVMLKVNKAKTANELHEAITESFMDAMVAAGWINQLTVENKDVALWQIVVHESLLKRKAPLDQFIHGLKVLKLHQLLQMHPEQMRPYFTQAESTLNKEAIMSLFDNLDSEHHDDATERCLGFFIQAIADLEKDMGAKGLKKFLTFLTGLEEVPPLGFSKKIEVRYLKDRTQTLYAETCTMVLKLPTVHTEYSLFKAQFMKACNEGSLGFACA; encoded by the exons ATGTTTGTCCTGGCTGGGAAGATGGTTTCCTACTTGATTTCCCACTATGATGTTGGAATCCCCTGCCTCACACAAGctgcttacatgtacatatgtACCAGTGATATAGAAGTGGCATCACAAAAGTGCACAGCAGAAGACATACCAGATCCAGACTTGCAAGATGTGATGTTGAAG GTTAACAAGGCAAAAACTGCAAATGAGCTTCATGAGGCAATCACTGAGAGTTTTATGGATGCTATGGTGGCTGCTGGTTGGATTAACCAATTAACTGTTGAGAACAAGGATGTAGCGCTTTGGCAGATTGTTGTGCATGAGAGTCTTCTAAAACGAAAGGCACCCCTTGACCAATTCATCCATGGACTTAAAGTGTTAAAGCTCCATCAACTACTACAGATGCACCCAGAGCAAATGAGGCCCTACTTCACACAAGCAGAGTCAACCCTTAACAAAGAAGCCATCATGTCCTTGTTTGACAACCTTGACAGCGAACATCATGATGATGCCACCGAGCGGTGCTTGGGCTTTTTCATCCAAGCTATTGCAGATCTTGAAAaag aCATGGGTGCAAAAGGACTGAAGAAATTTCTCACATTCCTGACGGGACTAGAGGAAGTGCCTCCTTTGGGATTTTCCAAGAAAATAGAAGTCAGATATCTTAAGGACAGAACCCAAACCCTTTATGCAGAAACATGTACTATGGTACTGAAGCTGCCTACTGTACACACAGAATACTCACTCTTTAAGGCACAATTTATGAAGGCCTGCAATGAAGGCAGCTTGGGATTTGCTTGTGCATAG